In Fusobacterium periodonticum ATCC 33693, the sequence TGGAGAAGCTACAACAAAAGCTAATGAATATGAAGCTTCTGTAATGTTAAATCTATTTCCAATAAATGCTTTAGAAGGTAATGTTTTAAGTAACTATAATATTGTTACAGTACAATCTTATACTATGGGAGAAGTAAAATTCTATGGGCAAGGTGCAGGAAAATTACCTACTGCTAATGCAATTATTCAAGATATTTTAGATATACAAGAAAAGATTTCTTTCAATCCTATTTCAATAGAAAAGAAATATACTTATTCTTCAAATTTATTGAAACATAAATATATAATTCGTTCTAATGAAGAATTAAAAGGAGATTTTGAAAAAGTAGATAAAGATGGAAATAACTTTTATCACTATACAAAAGAAATAACACAAGCTGATTTATTAAAATTAGTTGATGGAAAAGATTATCTTGTTACAAAAGTAAGTGAGGTGTTAGCATAATGTTGAAAGTTGCTAAATTTGGAGGAAGTTCTGTTGCCAGTGCAGAGCAGTTTAAAAAAGTTAAAGAAATAGTTAAAATGGATGCAAGCCGTAAATTTGTTGTTGTAAGTGCAGTTGGTAAGGCAAATAAAGAGGATAATAAAATAACAGATTTATTATATCTTTGCTATGCACATATAAAATACAATATGAATTGTGATGCAGTTTTCAGTATAATTGAAAAGAAATTTTGTGATATAGCTAAAGAGCTAAATTTAGAGTTTGATATAAAAGGTGAACTTGCAAAATTAAAAGAAAAATTGGATCAAAAAAGTGTATCAGAAGAATATTTAGTAAGTCGTGGAGAGTATTTAACAGCACTTTTAATGGCTGAATATCTTGGATATAAATTTATAGATGCTAAGGATGTTATCTTCTATAATTATGATAACACTTTTGATTATATTAAAAGTGAAAAAGCTTTTGAAGAAATAACAAAAACAGGAGAAAATTTTATTATTCCAGGTTTCTATGGTTCTTTCCCAAATAAAGATGTTAAACTTATGACTCGTGGTGGAGGAGATGTTACAGGAGCTATAGTTGCTAGTCTTGCCAATGCAGATGTTTATGAAAACTGGACAGATGTATCAGGGGTTTTAATGGCAGATCCTAGAATAATTCCTAATCCACAACCTATTGAAGTTATAAATTATAATGAACTTAGAGAACTTTCATATATGGGAGCTAGTGTTTTACATGAAGAAGCAGTATTTCCTGTTGCTTTAAAGAAAATTCCTATACAAATTCGTAATACAAATAGACCAGAAGATCTAGGAACTATAATAAATAATAGTGATGAAGGGGCATTTAAACACGTAATTACAGGTATAGCAGGAAAAAAAGATTTCTCTATTATAACAATTAGAAAAGTTCATATGTCTAATGAAGTAGGTTTAATAAGAAAGGCCTTAAGTGTTTTTGAAGATTACAATGTAAGTATTGAACATATTCCAAGTGGAGTTGATTCATTCTCAGTTGTAGTTGAAACTAAGGCAGTAAAACCTTTTGTTCATGAACTTATGGGAAAATTGAAAAAGGTTACTTCAGCAGGAGAAGTTACTTTGACAACTGAAATCTCTTTAATTGCCACAGTAGGTCTAGGAATGAAGAATTATAAAGGATTATCAGGAAGATTATTCTCTGCAATAGGTAAAGCAGGAATTAATATAGTTGTAATTTCTCAAACAAGTGATGAAATTAATATTATAGTTGGAGTACACAACTCAGATTATGAAAGAACTATAAGAACTATCTATTATGAATTTAACCCACAATAATTAGGAGAAATTATGAAAAAGAATTTTATTATCCACATTTTTATTATATTTTTACTAAGTTCCTTTAATCTTTTTGCAGAAAGAGAAGTAGATATTGATAAAATTAAATATGATGACAAAAAAGAACTTGGATATGTAGAAGGTGAAAAAGAACCCTTTACAGGAATAGCAAAAGATTATTATGAAGATAAAAGTTTAAAAGTTGAATTTCCATATAAAAATGGAAGAATTGAAGGAAAAGCAAAAGCATATTACCCTAGTGGTAAGTTTAAATCTGAAGCATTTTTTGT encodes:
- a CDS encoding aspartate kinase, whose amino-acid sequence is MLKVAKFGGSSVASAEQFKKVKEIVKMDASRKFVVVSAVGKANKEDNKITDLLYLCYAHIKYNMNCDAVFSIIEKKFCDIAKELNLEFDIKGELAKLKEKLDQKSVSEEYLVSRGEYLTALLMAEYLGYKFIDAKDVIFYNYDNTFDYIKSEKAFEEITKTGENFIIPGFYGSFPNKDVKLMTRGGGDVTGAIVASLANADVYENWTDVSGVLMADPRIIPNPQPIEVINYNELRELSYMGASVLHEEAVFPVALKKIPIQIRNTNRPEDLGTIINNSDEGAFKHVITGIAGKKDFSIITIRKVHMSNEVGLIRKALSVFEDYNVSIEHIPSGVDSFSVVVETKAVKPFVHELMGKLKKVTSAGEVTLTTEISLIATVGLGMKNYKGLSGRLFSAIGKAGINIVVISQTSDEINIIVGVHNSDYERTIRTIYYEFNPQ